The sequence TTCTTTTTCAACCTTAAGGGTCATCATATCTTTTCCATCCAAATGACTGATTACTACCTGATACTCACTGCTTGCCCCAGCTGCTTCCTTCAGAAGTTCGTCAATCTGTCCGGGATAAATATTAACCCCTTTTACCTTAACCATATCATCGGTCCTTCCAATGATTCTGTCATGACGGGGATAGGGTAGACCACACGGACAGGTACCGGGGATTATCCGGGTCAAATCACGTGTTCTGTACCTTAAAAGGGGAGCGCCCTCTTTTTTCAGTGTAGTAATGACAAGTTCCCCATATTCACCGTCATTAAGGGGATTACCTGTAACAGGGTCAATTATTTCAAAATAAAGGTAATCATTCCAGTAATGCATCCCCGTATGATAATCACAATCTATGGAAATACCCGGCCCGTATATTTCAGTAAGGCCGTATATATCATAGATTTCTATGCCCAGTTCATTCTTGATTCTTGAACGCATTTTTTCGCCCCAGCGTTCCGAACCTATAATTCCTTTTTTTAGTTGAATGCTTTCTCTAATCTTTCTTTTCTCTACCTCTTCTGCCAGAACAAGAGCATAGGAGGATGTAGCTACAAATGCAGTAGATTTCAGGTCGATCATCATCTGGAGCTGTTTGTCTGTATTTCCCGGTCCCATTGGAATAGCCATAGCTCCGAGCTTTTCAACACCTGCCTGAAAACCTATGCCAGCCGTCCATAATCCATAACCAGGGGTAATCTGTACTCTATCGACAGAAGTAACTCCGGCAGTTTTAAAACACCTGGCCATCATTTCTGCCCAGTCACTGACATCATTGGCGGTATAGGGAATTATTACAGGCCTACCTGTAGTTCCTGAAGAAGAATGAATCCTCACAATTTCTTCGTCATGTACTGCCTGCAGCCCAAGGGGGTAGGCATCACGCAGCTCATCCTTTGTAGTAAAGGGAAGCTTTTGTATGTCTTCAGAGGTTTTTATATCCTCAATGCTGATTCCGCAAGAAGAAAACTTCTGTTTATAAAATGGACTGTTTACTGATATTCTTTCCAAAAGATGTTTTAGTTGATTGAACTGAGTGTCTCTCATCTCGTCTCTCTCCTCACAGGCAGACACCATATCTATTTCGAAACTGCACAAACTTTTTGCAGCTATCCCTCAGCAGGCATCTCCTTCTAATCTGTTTATAGTTGTATTCCGGATATATATGGCATA comes from Clostridia bacterium and encodes:
- a CDS encoding phenylacetate--CoA ligase; translated protein: MRDTQFNQLKHLLERISVNSPFYKQKFSSCGISIEDIKTSEDIQKLPFTTKDELRDAYPLGLQAVHDEEIVRIHSSSGTTGRPVIIPYTANDVSDWAEMMARCFKTAGVTSVDRVQITPGYGLWTAGIGFQAGVEKLGAMAIPMGPGNTDKQLQMMIDLKSTAFVATSSYALVLAEEVEKRKIRESIQLKKGIIGSERWGEKMRSRIKNELGIEIYDIYGLTEIYGPGISIDCDYHTGMHYWNDYLYFEIIDPVTGNPLNDGEYGELVITTLKKEGAPLLRYRTRDLTRIIPGTCPCGLPYPRHDRIIGRTDDMVKVKGVNIYPGQIDELLKEAAGASSEYQVVISHLDGKDMMTLKVEKEYAADKEAVEKNVTDLFKKRIGILISAEAYNIGELPRSEKKSKRILDYRES